In Treponema denticola, one genomic interval encodes:
- the nifJ gene encoding pyruvate:ferredoxin (flavodoxin) oxidoreductase, with product MSQEKKLVMIDGNTAAGHVAHALSEVIAIYPITPSSPMGEVADEYSARGRENIWGTVPDVVELQSEGGAAGAVHGALTTGALSSTFTASQGLLLMIPNMYKIAGELTSTVFHIAARAVACSALSIFGDHQDVMACRQTGWAMLASNSVQEVMDLAIISHAATLEARVPFLHFFDGFRTSHEIQKIEEVSYDIMRQMVSDELVRAHRKRGLTPEKPELRGTAQNPDIYFQGREAVNKYYLATPEIVQKQMDKYAKLTGRQYHLYDYYGAKDAEQIIILMGSGADTVEETVDELNSKGGKYGVLKVRLYRPFSAEHFVKAIPTTVKGIAVLDRCKEAGSLGEPLYEDVRTAIGEMQAAKKCPFTHYPVIIGGRYGLGSKEFTPAMVKGVFDNLEGEKKTNFSVGIEDDVTHTSIKYDPNFKLEDKDMHQAMFFGLGSDGTVGANKNSIKIIGEATENKAQAYFSYDSKKSGGFTISHLRFGKHAIRKPYLITNADFVACHKFSYLETYDMLHSLKKGGTFLLNAPYGKNEIWDNMPVEVQKQIIEKEAKFYVIDAIKIAEKAGMGNRINVVMQTAFFKIFGILPEAEAVDLIKKFIEKSYGKKGPEIVQKNITTIDMALEGVEKVDYPKTATSKLKMHPAIAGDAPEFVKNVLGKVAIQKGDDIKVSEMPEDGTFPTATTQYEKRAIAEHIPIWKSDICIQCGQCVMVCPHACIRMKAYDGSLLAKAPQGFKSCDYKGKEFEGAKFTIQVSSEDCTGCGLCVQQCPAKSKENPEIKAINMESFVEHRKQEVANWNFFFNDIPEPDVKKLNLSVPKGIGMKRPLFEFSGACAGCGETPYVKLLSQLFGDRAVIANATGCSSIYGGNLPTTPYAKRCDGRGPAWSNSLFEDAAEFGYGMRLTSDKLAVYAREVAAKVKAKGIAAGVIDKILNNAQEDDAAIEEQRAFVAELKKELAGSKDELAKELDSLTDHFIKRSVWILGGDGWAYDIGYGGLDHVLASGKNINVLVMDTEVYSNTGGQMSKATPIGAVAKFAASGKEVSKKDLGMMAMSYGYVYVAHISMGANMSQVIKAFREAESYDGPSIIIAYSHCINHGINMTKGMTNQKEAVSCGLWPLYRYDPRLVEQGKNPFQLDSKEPDFNLADFMYKEVRFKTLKNADPARAQMLLDKAVAKAKRQWQEYKYLADRPF from the coding sequence ATGAGCCAAGAAAAAAAACTTGTAATGATCGACGGTAATACTGCTGCCGGTCACGTTGCCCACGCCTTAAGCGAGGTAATTGCCATTTACCCGATCACACCGTCAAGTCCGATGGGTGAGGTCGCTGATGAATATTCAGCCCGCGGAAGAGAAAATATTTGGGGTACTGTCCCCGATGTTGTTGAGCTTCAATCCGAAGGAGGTGCTGCAGGTGCCGTACACGGAGCCTTGACCACAGGAGCTCTCTCTTCAACTTTTACAGCATCTCAGGGCTTGCTCTTAATGATTCCGAATATGTACAAAATAGCCGGCGAGTTGACCAGCACTGTTTTCCACATTGCTGCCCGAGCCGTAGCTTGCAGTGCTCTTTCAATCTTCGGAGATCATCAGGACGTAATGGCCTGCCGCCAGACAGGTTGGGCTATGTTGGCATCCAACTCGGTTCAGGAAGTTATGGACCTTGCCATTATTTCTCATGCAGCCACATTGGAAGCAAGAGTTCCCTTCCTTCACTTCTTTGACGGATTTAGAACTTCTCACGAAATTCAAAAAATTGAAGAAGTTTCTTATGACATTATGCGCCAAATGGTAAGCGATGAGCTTGTTCGAGCTCACCGAAAACGCGGTTTAACCCCTGAAAAGCCCGAACTTCGCGGAACAGCTCAAAACCCCGATATTTACTTCCAAGGCAGAGAAGCCGTAAATAAATACTATCTTGCTACTCCCGAAATTGTTCAAAAACAAATGGATAAGTATGCAAAACTTACAGGAAGACAATATCACCTTTATGACTACTACGGAGCAAAAGACGCCGAGCAAATCATAATCCTCATGGGTTCAGGTGCTGATACTGTTGAAGAAACGGTAGATGAACTTAATTCTAAGGGCGGAAAATACGGTGTTCTTAAAGTAAGGCTTTACAGGCCCTTCAGCGCCGAACATTTTGTAAAGGCTATTCCGACCACAGTAAAAGGAATTGCAGTTCTCGACAGATGTAAGGAAGCAGGCTCTTTAGGTGAACCCCTCTACGAAGATGTAAGAACAGCCATCGGCGAAATGCAGGCTGCAAAAAAATGCCCCTTTACTCATTATCCCGTTATCATCGGCGGACGCTACGGTCTCGGTTCAAAAGAATTTACACCGGCAATGGTTAAGGGCGTATTTGACAACCTTGAAGGCGAAAAGAAGACAAACTTCTCTGTAGGTATCGAAGATGATGTTACACATACCAGCATCAAATATGACCCCAACTTTAAACTTGAAGATAAGGACATGCATCAGGCTATGTTCTTCGGTTTGGGTTCAGACGGTACTGTAGGTGCCAATAAAAACTCTATCAAGATCATCGGTGAAGCTACAGAAAATAAGGCACAGGCCTACTTCTCCTATGACAGTAAAAAGTCGGGCGGTTTTACGATTTCTCACTTGAGATTCGGAAAACACGCAATCCGAAAGCCCTACTTAATTACAAATGCGGACTTCGTTGCATGCCATAAGTTCAGCTATCTTGAAACCTATGATATGCTCCACAGCCTTAAAAAAGGCGGAACCTTCCTTTTGAATGCTCCTTACGGAAAGAACGAAATATGGGACAATATGCCCGTCGAAGTTCAAAAGCAGATTATCGAAAAAGAAGCTAAATTCTATGTAATCGATGCTATCAAGATTGCAGAAAAAGCCGGAATGGGCAACCGAATTAACGTTGTTATGCAGACCGCCTTTTTCAAAATCTTCGGAATCTTGCCTGAAGCCGAAGCCGTAGACCTAATCAAAAAATTCATTGAAAAGTCCTACGGAAAAAAAGGTCCGGAAATCGTTCAAAAGAATATTACGACAATCGATATGGCTCTTGAGGGAGTTGAAAAGGTTGATTATCCCAAGACAGCAACAAGCAAGCTCAAGATGCACCCTGCAATCGCAGGCGATGCACCCGAATTCGTAAAGAATGTTTTGGGCAAGGTTGCCATCCAAAAAGGTGATGATATAAAGGTAAGCGAAATGCCCGAAGATGGCACTTTCCCGACCGCTACCACTCAATACGAAAAGAGAGCTATTGCAGAACATATTCCGATCTGGAAGAGCGATATCTGTATTCAGTGCGGTCAGTGTGTCATGGTTTGTCCCCATGCCTGTATCCGCATGAAGGCCTATGACGGCTCGCTCTTGGCAAAGGCACCCCAGGGCTTTAAATCCTGCGATTATAAGGGCAAGGAATTTGAAGGAGCTAAATTTACAATTCAGGTTTCTTCAGAAGATTGTACAGGCTGCGGTCTTTGCGTTCAGCAGTGTCCTGCAAAGTCCAAGGAAAATCCCGAAATTAAAGCCATCAATATGGAAAGCTTTGTTGAACACAGAAAGCAGGAAGTTGCAAACTGGAACTTCTTCTTTAACGATATTCCTGAGCCTGATGTAAAGAAGCTTAATTTGAGCGTTCCCAAGGGCATCGGTATGAAGAGACCTCTTTTCGAGTTCTCAGGTGCATGTGCAGGCTGCGGTGAAACACCTTATGTAAAGCTTCTTTCACAGCTTTTCGGAGACAGAGCCGTTATTGCAAACGCAACAGGCTGTTCTTCAATTTATGGAGGAAACCTGCCCACAACACCCTATGCAAAACGATGTGACGGAAGAGGCCCGGCTTGGTCTAACTCCTTGTTTGAGGATGCAGCAGAATTCGGTTACGGTATGAGGTTGACAAGCGATAAGCTCGCCGTTTATGCCCGCGAAGTTGCCGCTAAGGTAAAAGCAAAGGGTATTGCAGCCGGTGTAATCGATAAGATTCTCAATAATGCTCAAGAAGATGATGCAGCTATTGAAGAGCAGAGAGCCTTTGTTGCAGAACTTAAAAAAGAGTTAGCAGGTTCAAAAGATGAATTGGCTAAGGAGCTGGATTCTTTAACCGACCACTTTATCAAGCGCTCCGTTTGGATCCTCGGAGGAGACGGATGGGCCTACGATATCGGATACGGCGGATTAGATCACGTTCTTGCTTCAGGTAAAAACATCAATGTTCTTGTAATGGATACTGAAGTTTACTCGAATACCGGCGGACAGATGTCAAAAGCTACACCTATCGGTGCAGTTGCAAAATTTGCCGCTTCGGGTAAGGAAGTAAGCAAAAAAGACTTAGGCATGATGGCCATGAGCTACGGCTATGTCTATGTCGCTCATATTTCTATGGGTGCAAACATGAGTCAGGTAATCAAAGCCTTCCGCGAAGCTGAAAGCTATGACGGACCTTCGATTATCATCGCTTACAGTCATTGTATCAACCACGGTATCAACATGACAAAGGGTATGACAAACCAAAAAGAAGCCGTTTCTTGCGGTTTATGGCCCTTGTACAGATACGATCCGAGACTTGTCGAGCAGGGTAAAAACCCCTTCCAGCTTGACAGCAAGGAACCGGACTTTAATCTTGCCGACTTTATGTACAAAGAAGTCCGCTTCAAGACCTTAAAGAATGCCGATCCTGCAAGAGCTCAAATGCTCTTGGATAAGGCTGTTGCTAAGGCTAAGAGGCAGTGGCAGGAATACAAGTATTTGGCTGATAGGCCCTTCTAA
- a CDS encoding M23 family metallopeptidase: MDIITYSDVVRYKNTQPKKRKANFLNGKTSAGTSVGTAAYSITSLQPNDFSSSSLAAAINPQKLLFGSSYKTKNAKKRLGQKEEIFMLWSLFLLLLCMCIFYIPLLRLNWGISSIKAITFLDEPSATNAMRDLAMPTSDITKDESLTPQLEISEPLSPSDNSVFITSVDFKDYIVARGDTVSGITQKFGLKNMGTLLSVNNINNAKSLTVGQKLSIPSTDGIIYTVIKGDSLGEIAAKFKLPLTAILDANDMESQTISLGQRLFIPGASISTFELRKALGELFIYPIAGRLTSPFGYRRDPFTGRKSFHTGIDIAAPTGTPIKLTLDGTVSYTGYSTIYGNYVIVTHSGGYQSMYGHMHTIKVKRGQILSQGSIIGTVGNTGRSTGPHVHFSVYKNGKLINPLTVLK; this comes from the coding sequence ATGGATATTATAACCTATTCTGATGTTGTACGATATAAAAATACACAACCTAAAAAAAGAAAAGCAAATTTTTTAAATGGCAAGACTTCTGCCGGAACTTCTGTTGGAACGGCAGCTTATTCTATTACAAGTCTGCAGCCAAATGATTTTTCATCAAGCAGTCTGGCGGCAGCTATTAACCCGCAGAAGCTTTTATTCGGCTCATCCTATAAAACAAAAAATGCAAAAAAGAGATTAGGCCAAAAAGAAGAAATCTTTATGTTATGGTCTCTTTTTTTACTCTTACTATGTATGTGCATCTTTTACATTCCTCTATTAAGGTTAAATTGGGGTATTTCATCAATAAAAGCTATAACATTTTTGGATGAACCGTCGGCAACTAATGCTATGCGGGACTTGGCTATGCCTACTAGCGATATCACAAAGGATGAAAGCCTTACGCCTCAATTAGAAATATCCGAACCTCTTTCTCCCTCAGATAATTCAGTTTTTATTACATCTGTAGATTTTAAAGATTATATAGTTGCACGAGGGGATACAGTCAGCGGTATTACTCAGAAATTCGGACTTAAAAATATGGGCACCCTGCTTTCAGTAAATAATATAAACAATGCCAAAAGTTTGACGGTAGGACAAAAACTGTCCATCCCATCGACAGACGGAATAATTTATACAGTTATAAAAGGAGATTCTTTAGGGGAAATAGCTGCAAAATTTAAATTGCCCCTTACGGCAATTTTAGATGCAAATGATATGGAAAGTCAAACAATAAGCTTAGGACAAAGGCTTTTTATTCCAGGTGCAAGCATCAGTACTTTTGAGCTGAGAAAGGCCTTAGGAGAACTTTTTATCTATCCAATAGCCGGAAGGCTTACATCCCCATTCGGCTACCGGAGGGATCCTTTTACAGGCAGAAAGAGTTTTCATACAGGTATAGATATTGCAGCTCCTACAGGAACACCAATTAAACTGACCCTTGACGGTACGGTTTCTTATACCGGTTACTCTACCATTTACGGTAATTATGTCATAGTTACTCACTCAGGCGGGTATCAGTCTATGTACGGGCATATGCATACGATAAAAGTAAAACGCGGTCAGATTCTAAGTCAGGGCAGCATTATCGGAACTGTAGGAAACACAGGCCGTTCCACAGGGCCTCATGTTCATTTTTCCGTTTACAAAAACGGAAAGCTTATTAATCCTCTAACAGTCTTAAAATAA
- a CDS encoding glutaredoxin domain-containing protein, with protein sequence MKKQLFLFGSKLCPDCGPAKEYLERKGVKFRYFDITEDLGYLKFLLKYRDERAEFAQLKKEGKIGIPCLMVGDGEEFIFDVEEADLSKWS encoded by the coding sequence ATGAAAAAACAATTATTTTTATTCGGTAGTAAATTATGCCCCGATTGCGGGCCTGCAAAGGAATATTTAGAAAGAAAAGGAGTAAAGTTCCGCTATTTTGACATTACTGAAGATTTAGGTTATCTAAAGTTTTTGTTAAAATATCGGGACGAGAGAGCTGAATTTGCTCAGCTCAAAAAGGAGGGAAAAATCGGCATTCCTTGCTTGATGGTTGGAGACGGAGAAGAGTTTATATTCGACGTTGAAGAAGCTGACCTATCAAAATGGTCTTAA